A region from the Dermacentor andersoni chromosome 11, qqDerAnde1_hic_scaffold, whole genome shotgun sequence genome encodes:
- the LOC126538995 gene encoding uncharacterized protein → MKRSRRPKQQRRTSDEEEPLTTAERLQGPENLELQAMCGKLRGMVPGSSPGTRESVNCVDIVRGADDYIGRHLQQLFEICDDVPERCQRSAKVQRTGDERASLLPPLDSRVSDFPPTCPLTGQSSALQPPAHNHGPAKSSDVDPPAYNRMPVWSSDLDPSACNQVPVWCSDLDPSACNQVPVPSSGLDPSVLKQVPVPSSHLLSPLHNHVPAKPSHCDPPAYNDVPVWSSDVDPPAYNDVPVCSSKVDPSVRNQVPVWSTDLDPSVRNQVPVQSSHLDQCVRNHVPAKSSHCDPPAYNHVPVWSSYVDPPAYNHVPIWSSDLDPSVSNQVPVPPSDLDPSVINHVPVPSSDLDPSVSNQVPVPSSDLDPSVSNQVPVQSSHLLSPLHNRVPVWSSDVDPPAYDVPVWSSDVDPPAYDVPVWSSDVDPPAYNDVPVWSSDVDPPAYNDVPVRSSDFDPSVRNQVPVRSSDLDRPVRNQVSVQFSHHISPLHKHVPAKSSHRDPPAFNHVLAKSSYFDAPVGNHAHAKSSYLDPPVCNQAPAKSSYLNPPVYKQVPAKSSYLDPPIRNQVPAKSSYLVPSVRNQVPVQSSYLVPSVRNQVPVQSSHLLSPLHNHVPAKSSHRDPPAYNHVLAESSHRGTPAYNHVLAQSSHRGTPAYNHVLAESSHRGTPAYNHVPTKSSHHGTPAYNHVPAKSSYLDPPVCNQAPAKSLYLDPPVCNQAPAKSSYLDPPVCNQAPAKSSYLDPPVCNQVPLQSPCLDPPVCNQVPVKSSYLDQPVCNQGPTKSSYLDQPVCNQVPAKSYLNTPVCNRVPVKSSYLDQPVCNQGPTKSSYLDPPVFNQGPTKSSYLDPPVCNQVPVKYPCLDPPVSNQVPLQSYLYLPQLNHMPLPFAEFHPPVHNVTAMSSIQPVTNADDALSTFPGFAYERRSVGGVVYFESCTLPTHWEK, encoded by the exons ATGAAGCGCTCGCGGCGCCCGAAGCAGCAGCGTCGGACAAGCGACGAAGAAGAACCTTTAACCACGGCCGAACGTCTTCAAGGCCCAGAGAACCTCGAACTGCAAGCGATGTGCGGGAAATTGCGAGGAATGGTGCCTGGCTCGTCACCTGGAACGCGAGAATCTGTCAACTGCGTGGACATTGTGCGAGGCGCCGACGATTACATCGGGCGTCATCTGCAGCAGCTGTTCGAAATTTGCGACGACGTTCCCGAGCGCTGTCAGCGTTCCGCCAAAGTACAGCGGACGGGAGATGAGCGCGCCAGCCTTCTTCCGCCTTTGGACAGCCGCGTGAGCGACTTTCCACCAACCTGTCCG CTCACCGGACAGTCCTCCGCTCTTCAGCCGCCTGCACACAACCACGGGCCCGCCAAGTCCTCCGACGTTGATCCGCCTGCATACAACCGCATGCCCGTCTGGTCCTCCGACCTTGATCCGTCTGCATGTAACCAAGTGCCCGTCTGGTGCTCCGACCTTGATCCGTCTGCATGTAACCAAGTGCCCGTCCCGTCCTCCGGCCTTGATCCGTCTGTACTCAAACAAGTGCCAGTCCCGTCCTCTCACCTTCTTTCACCTTTACATAACCATGTGCCCGCCAAGCCCTCCCATTGTGATCCGCCTGCATACAACGACGTGCCCGTCTGGTCCTCCGACGTTGATCCGCCTGCATACAACGACGTGCCCGTCTGCTCCTCCAAAGTTGATCCGTCTGTACGCAACCAAGTGCCCGTCTGGTCAACCGACCTTGATCCGTCTGTACGCAACCAAGTGCCCGTCCAGTCCTCGCATCTTGATCAGTGTGTACGCAACCACGTGCCCGCCAAGTCCTCCCATTGTGATCCGCCTGCATACAATCACGTGCCCGTCTGGTCCTCCTACGTTGATCCGCCTGCATACAACCACGTGCCCATTTGGTCCTCCGACCTTGATCCGTCTGTAAGCAACCAAGTGCCCGTCCCGCCCTCCGACCTTGATCCGTCTGTAATCAACCATGTGCCCGTCCCGTCCTCCGACCTTGATCCGTCTGTAAGCAACCAAGTGCCCGTCCCGTCCTCCGACCTGGATCCGTCTGTAAGCAATCAAGTGCCCGTCCAGTCCTCTCACCTTCTTTCACCTTTACACAACCGCGTGCCCGTCTGGTCCTCCGACGTTGATCCGCCTGCATACGACGTGCCCGTCTGGTCCTCCGACGTTGATCCGCCTGCATACGACGTGCCCGTCTGGTCCTCCGACGTTGATCCGCCTGCATACAACGACGTGCCCGTCTGGTCCTCCGACGTTGATCCGCCTGCATACAACGACGTGCCCGTCCGGTCATCCGACTTTGATCCGTCTGTACGCAACCAAGTGCCCGTCCGGTCATCCGACCTTGATCGGCCTGTACGCAACCAAGTGTCCGTCCAGTTCTCTCACCACATTTCACCTCTACACAAGCACGTGCCCGCCAAGTCCTCCCATCGTGATCCTCCTGCATTCAACCACGTGCTCGCCAAGTCCTCGTACTTTGATGCGCCTGTAGGCAACCATGCGCACGCCAAGTCCTCGTATCTTGATCCGCCTGTATGCAACCAAGCGCCCGCCAAGTCCTCGTATCTTAATCCGCCTGTATACAAGCAAGTGCCCGCCAAGTCCTCGTACCTTGATCCGCCCATACGCAACCAAGTGCCCGCCAAGTCCTCGTACCTTGTTCCTTCTGTACGCAACCAAGTGCCCGTCCAGTCCTCGTACCTTGTTCCTTCTGTACGCAACCAAGTGCCCGTCCAGTCCTCTCACCTTCTTTCTCCTTTACACAACCACGTTCCCGCGAAGTCCTCCCATCGTGATCCTCCTGCATACAACCACGTGCTCGCCGAGTCTTCCCATCGTGGTACGCCTGCATACAACCACGTGCTCGCCCAGTCTTCCCATCGTGGTACGCCTGCATACAACCACGTGCTCGCCGAGTCCTCCCATCGTGGTACGCCTGCATACAACCACGTGCCCACCAAGTCCTCCCATCATGGTACGCCTGCATACAACCACGTGCCCGCCAAGTCCTCGTACCTTGATCCGCCTGTATGCAACCAAGCGCCCGCCAAGTCCTTGTACCTTGATCCGCCTGTATGCAACCAAGCGCCCGCCAAGTCCTCGTACCTTGATCCGCCTGTATGCAACCAAGCGCCCGCCAAGTCCTCGTACCTTGATCCGCCTGTATGCAACCAAGTGCCGTTACAGTCCCCCTGCCTTGATCCGCCTGTATGCAACCAAGTGCCCGTCAAGTCCTCGTACCTTGATCAGCCTGTATGCAACCAAGGGCCCACCAAGTCCTCGTACCTTGATCAGCCTGTATGCAACCAAGTGCCCGCCAAGTCCTACCTTAATACGCCTGTATGTAACCGAGTGCCCGTCAAGTCCTCGTACCTTGATCAGCCTGTATGCAACCAAGGGCCCACCAAGTCCTCTTACCTTGATCCGCCTGTATTCAACCAAGGGCCCACCAAGTCCTCGTACCTTGATCCGCCAGTATGCAACCAAGTGCCCGTGAAATACCCCTGCCTTGATCCGCCGGTATCCAACCAAGTGCCGTTACAGTCCTACCTTTATCTGCCTCAGCTCAACCACATGCCCCTCCCGTTCGCCGAGTTTCATCCGCCTGTACACAACGTGACCGCCATGTCAAGTATCCAACCG GTCACCAATGCAGACGATGCACTTTCGACCTTCCCGGGCTTTGCATACGAGCGACGTTCTGTCGGAGGCGTCGTTTATTTTGAATCCTGCACCCTGCCAACGCACTGGGAAAAGTGA